The sequence CATTCATGGCATTAAACATCATCAATCATTATTCTCTTGATCATATGTCACAGGAATTTCTTTTAAACTGACAAGTGCATTTaattcagggggggggggggttactggtGAAGATACAAAGCCACAGTATTGCACCAGCCGATACTAAGCCAGTGTTATCTGTTACTTAGCAAGTGCAAGGAAACAACAGCCTGCATTGAGAGTGTGGCGCGTAACTCTGGAGCCACCCTTATAGGCACAGGCAGGAGGTGTCAGACTGCAAGCACGCAGGGGTGAAGCGGTCATGCGCTGAGCCACTGTCCTGatcggtttttttttgttttttttttttttgcaggcttATACCGTTCAAGGACAGCACGCCATTCCTCAGCCAGATGTAAGTGCTGCTCTcctctctttatttattttcctttaccaAAGGACTTCAGTAATGTGGACGGATGCAGGGGTGGAAacctttttatatttaaacaaaccaattgattaaaaaaaataacagcccaTGTATTGCCAGCCGTCTCAGTAGCAGATCTGCTTTGCTTTCTGTTCAGTGAATGAAAGGTGTAGTTTCTTGTCTGCAGTTTAGCTTGTATCCTGATATTCTTTCTTAACGCTGCTTTTTAAACCACTAGCCTTCTCCAGGTTGTGACACATTTACAGTAGCTCTTGGTTATCAGTGGCTTAAACACGGCACTTTGTCATTTAAAGCCCCTATTGTATTTGCAAATAAACAAACCCGTGGCCTCTCTCAATCTCCCTTTCTCTGTCCCTTTCTGCTAAAAACACATCCACAGCTTGGGGATATTCATCCAAGTAATACTCAAGACCTTGTTGCATAAAGAGACCGGTATAAAATATGAGAGATTAGTGTTAATCCAGTCTAGGAAACGTGATCTACATTGAGATTTCAAAACCACTTTTTTAAATGAGCAAAGAGTGCTGGCCACTGTACTAAACGTGAGGATTGTATTGTGTTTCTTTGCGTTTTCCTCTCCTGAGCCTCGGACCCCTGCTGCTGCTCTTGCAGAGCGTCTTGAGCAGGGCTGTGCCGTGTGCTCTCCAGTGCCTTGCTGATCCTCTGCTCTCTCCACAGCTGACGAAGCTGCACCAGCTCGCCATGCAGCAGAGCCCCTTCCCTCTGGCTCCCAGCAGCACCGGCTTCACAACAGGGATGGATGCCTCTGCCCAAGCCAGCTCTCACGAGCTCACCATTCCAAACGACGTGAGTGtcccctgggggagggggggggggggggtgtgtggcaTTCCATGTTTGGTTGCTGGTTTAAATAACCCCCCTGATGTAAGGAAACCTTGTAAATGTAATGACAAATAATCACTCCTAAAGTCTTCCTGGTGAtttctttgtatatatatattttacttgctTCTACAGAACCTCTTCTGCAATTGTGATGCAGACGACTTGGGGCATCCTTTACCTTCAGTCCCACAATTGTCTTTCTGctttaaagaattttttttttttttccagtaacgGCTTGAACAGAATTAATGCAATCTTACAAACAAGTGAACGTTGAAAGCCGATTTTCATTCTACCACAAACGTGAATAGTCTTATTAAAGACCGGATTGCGTCCTATTAAATAAGATTCCTCTAGTCTTGTGGGGGGTGAATTGGTTTACTAGGAAGGAACGGTCCATGATGGGTCGGAATGTATTTATTCCCAACCTTTTCTTTTTAACATGTCTGATTTTTATAATAGGTTTCAGTCtccaccttttttcttttttcatttttttatcatCATTGTTTTCCAGCTGATCGGCTGCATCATCGGCCGCCAAGGCGCCAAAATCAACGAGATCCGGCAGATGTCTGGGGCACAGATCAAAATAGCCAACCCGGTGGAGGGCTCCTCCGACAGGCAGGTCACCATCACTGGCTCCCCGGCCAGCATcagcctagcagagtatctcATCAACGCCAGGTaagagggagggaggtgggggcCCAAACTGGAGGAATCGAACACCTGGAGATGAAATTATAccactgcagagcagtttgagtCACCCTAGGTTTTACAGTGAGCTTAGGCtgatggtaaaacctggaatggttcaaactgtGCACACACAGAGATATCTCTATTGAGCTGCCCGTGAGGTCTTATCCTAGGTGCTAAATACATATCAGGCTTCTGGATGAAACAAACGGGGTGTATTGCAGTCCAAGGTTTGGCTTCAGCCAGGTTTTTAAATATCTGCAGCCCGAAGCAAAGCACGACGTGTCAGAGCTGGCCCGACACGTTCTGAAGCCAGCTGGCTCGTCTCTGGTCGGCTGGTATCCGCATCCAAAGGGAGCTGAATGTCATTTTGGCATTTATAAAAACCCAGCAGGATGTTTTAAGGCTTAATGACTTCATTTGTGAATCCAGCTGGGTGCTATTGGATCGCtttccacctttttttttttcttcagtatatAACTGGTTGGCCCCACGCCAGGTGAAGTCTTGTTTGCTTCTGGGAGGTTTTAAGATATCTGATCTCACACTGTGTTGTATTTGCTCCTCGCTGTTGCTGGTAAAAATGAATCCATCTGGGTCATTTCACTGCGTGTGCTTTGTCCAGAAGTCTAATAAAAGTAAAACtgcaccttttttttaatttatttttttgcttttgaaacCTGCAGTGGTACACCGACAAACTGATACAGCAGAATGCATACAGTGTGTTTTGCGCGCGAGGGCTCCGTTTTAGTTTCTAGACCCTAGTCTGAAGCATGCCTCCTTATAGGTCCATGCCTCCTTGCTGTGTAGATTAATCTGCCTCCAAGTCCCTTTCTTGTCTGGTGATCGTTGGCTGCTGTATTGCTGCACCCCCCCCTGTAGAAGCCATGCTTTCCGTGTGGGTGTAGTTTTTAACCCTGTCAGTGCTGTGACACTGCAATTGTGTGAGTCTCATCTTAACTTCAGTCCTCCATAAACCTTCTTGGCAGGACCAGGAAACAAATCATGAACGGGAGTGTTGGACAACCCtcttctaaattatatatatatatatatataaaaaaaaaacctagtccAGTATATCTTCCAGGCTTCTGCCAGTAAGCTTTATGACAGCTTGCTAATTCtccattctgtgttttttttttttttttttttttttttccccctgcaagATTAGGTCCCTACCACCCCCCATGACCTTGCCACCCCTAACCCAGCCCTACTGTGTattcctcttctctctctccttctgtcTCTGCAGTGTAGAGTCCTCTAAACCACCTTCCTCGATTCCTGAGCACGTCAGCATGAACCTCTGTcagcccccctcctcctctactagtgctgctgctgctcctccctTCTGTTCTCCTTCCACATCCTCTTCCTCCTGTTCCTCCTCTTCCACCTCTGCAGCCACCATCACCCTGTCTTCCCTGCCTCCGCCTGGGCCCCTTTCTTCCTCTGCCTGTGACTCCTCCTCCCCGCTCCCCAGCACCCCAGTCTGTGTGTCCAGTCTGCTTGGTTTGAAACCAGTCTCCTTGCTGGCACTCAATGTTTCCAGTGCTAGGAGCCCTAACGGCTCCACCTCCGATAGTGGCTCTGACAAGCTGGGGGTCTCTGACCATGCCTCAAATTCCAAGAAGAGGAGGCTCTCTCCTTACTAACTCTGCTGCTTGGGGAGGCAAGGTGGGAGGCGGTCTGCCCCGTTTTAATGGGATACCCGAGTGAACCAGAATTGAGGGTGGTTCATGTCGACTTGCATGATATCCAGTCATtgacattgtatttgaaaaagcCAGCCACTCGAAATGAGAAATCCTAGCATGTTTGTAAACACTAAACGCACTCACATATATAACTAGCTACACTAATGTCAAGTGATTCACAGTAGTGTGCAACAccgtttaaaaaatgcatttatccGCTGTCTTGAAAACAATGCTTTGTTCCATTAAAATGGAAAAACTAACCTGTGCTTGTCatgtctgttttttattaataaaggGGACTGGAGTCTTGCTTGTGTTGTAGCTTTAGTACAAGGCATGCTTGTTTGTCCTGATGTTGCATTTTGTAGTCTTTACTGATAAGGGGTCACGCTAGGCGGCTGCTGATGTAACACGTGGAGACTATTGTGAAAAACTATTCCGAACTATGTACGAACAACGCTATAAAAACATGTGCGGTTCAAACttcatcagcagcacacagagatcaaagCACAGAATAAATGAGACTAAAAACCAGAGAAGCACACGTGATCAAATTCCACCCTCTTTCTCTTTGAGACCGATGTGTTGTGTGGCGTTTCGTGATCACAGGATCGTACGGTCATGCTGTGGGTGCATCGAGACTGAAGTCGGTTCATTTGTGAGCGGCACTAGATTTGAACCCGGGACTCCAGAGGTGTAGAAGAGCAGTGGGGTGTAATCGAAGAGtttaattcacaaataaataatatttctgtGTATATCCAATGACGCAGGCTTTCTAGTTTGCAATAAATCAAACCTTTTCATCTTAAATTGAATAGCAATGGCATGAAAGTGATGCATTGTATAGTCCGGTATTTAATTAATATTCGGCAACGAAAAAATTTATATTCCAGAATTTGACTTGAAGCAAAGTGTGGATTATGAAATATCATATCTTTTGAATGGTAATGTTATTTGGCCTATTTTAATGCCCTTAATGGAGGCTGTGGATCATCTCTCTTATTCTCAGATGTGTtgaatcctttttatttttttttattttctctctccaATGTCGTCTTTGTTTTAGGCTTTCATCTGAAGCATCTGGATTGGGAACCAACTAACTCCACACACTTCAGCACGCGCCTGTCTGTCTGCGTTTCCGTCAGTGTAGATAACACCACAGTCTGCTGTCCAgagttttaattattgttataatttttttaattaggctCACGCCCACATTtttggttacttttttttttttgtctatcccCATAACTTTTCAACTTTTTAATTACCCTGCATCTGTTAAGTagttttaatgtcttttttttttcaaaaaaaaaaaaacctcttcccccaatttattttgttcatattgTTTGTTACACCATAAAATAATTGTAGAAATGAAAAATCTgagtagtgtaaaaaaaaaaattaaagttatGTAATATCagatttttctaaaaaaaaaaaaatacaaaaaataattaaaaataaataaaaggaattaATAGTTGGACAGAATTTGATGtggttttttttgtgcttttctgTTAGTTTGTTTTACTGTCCCAGTTCTTGCAGTGGtgagcattgtaaaaaaaaaataaagactacCATGTTTAGATTTTGACTAACTCCTTTTATTATGACCTGGGGATAAGATTTCATACTCtgaaaaaaattatttaacagtCAGAAAAAACAGTCAGTTTTCTCTAGGATCATTCTACAGCAAaagttcctaaatatttaaatgctaaatTATAGAATATTTTgtgttctgtcttttttttatttaaaaaaaaaaagactttgtttTTATCAGtgaattaaaccaaaaaaaaaatgtatggccAGTAAATGtcttcctgttttatttgtttgtgtgacGAAAGTTTTGACAAGACTATATTCACAGAACTGTGTGTGGGTTTTTACACAGCAGCATTGCAAACTGTGCTTTTGATcagataaatcaataaaaataatctGTTGGTTGAAACGCTCTCACCTTACCTAAAATAGGGGATAGCCAAAATCCAAATAGTTAACTAAATAAACCTCTTTTAGATTGAGAAATAGAGAGACCGTTTAAatgacaagagagagagagatcaccaTGGCCAGTGAGTAATATGTGCATGCCTGTGGCTTAACTGTTGAAGCAGGCTCACTGCAGTTTGAGGTACCACCCTCTGCAGACCACAAGAGGGCAGTGAAGTGCAAGAGGTGAAATCTCAGGACCGTTACAGTCCTTGtaagtgtttcattttaaataaataatgaagaatccAGGCGCTGTTCTGActgcattttattaaatgtaatttttttttttaaatacatttcctatAGTACACAGGTGCAATACATGATgcggtgtgtgtatatatataaaaagagtaCATTTTCAAACGAGGCTGGGGGATGTATGGCTTTTCCAGGGTAAAGTTGGAGCTGTCATACATGCGCCTCCTCCTCTCGGCGCTCAGCGGGCAGGATTCCGCAGCGGAGCTGGGGTGTGATGCTACGGTCAACTCTGCTGCTGCTTTTAGACACAAGGATGGAAGATGGGAATTTCAACACAAGTGGCAAGCCAGTTTTAGTACGGAGTTTGTTTTGCTGCTAATGGAACTACCACCAGGTCTGTTTTCAGGAATTCACATGTCTGGTGCCATTTCCTTTTTGTTTCTATTTGCTTGTGcagtttttgcttgtttttaaggTATCTTCTGACTcctttgcatccatttttaatGCCTTTAGTATGTTAAATGTTACGAGATGTGATTGAGATGGCGTTAACATCGAAATATGTATAagaaaatggatgcaaagtagagGGATGctaagaagactcctattgcatagtaatctcatccattccaggttttaatctaaGCATAGCCACAGTCTATAGGTAACAAGATCAGATGTGTCTGAGTTTATCCCCGAAGTGGGAAAATTGCCTTAAAATTTGCAAAACTGCACAAGTGAGCCTACATAGGGTGTAATTTAAAAGGTGAAAACCATAGTAAATAGTTTAATAGTTCAGTAGTTTAGCCGTCACTTGTAAGCAAAACCCCGATCTCATAGACCCTTGTGGTTTTAGATATCTTTGATCTGgcatttctgttaaaaaaaaagacaaaccaattgattttattaaaaaaaaggggggcatTTTAATAAACGACAAAACTTTTAACTCCTGAAACTGAGCGGGACATTTCTTCCAAACACAGGTTATCAAGGGCTCGATCTCTTTATGCAGTCATTAGTTTAAATTTGAATGTGAACTGATCGCTGTCAGCCTATTCCACTCCATTGGTAATCGTCAGCAGCAAAGTTTAGACCCTTTATCCTGTCCAGAGCTCCGTGGCCGTGGGCATGCGTGAAGTATTATGTGGTATACTGGAGAGTGGATGATAGTCTGAAGAGGATCTACATGGTGTTATTTTCTATACATACTGATACAATcagcagagagagagcgagaggatgcGTTTCCCAAATGGTTTGGAGCTCAGTAGCATCACTTCGCTTATGACAGCAGGTAAGAGAAGACTGGCCCTGTGAACTGCAGTCCTGTGCTGAGAGCACTGCCTGAGAGCTTTCACTCCAAGTGCAGTTAGCTGAACAGTGAATGCTTTGCAGCCCGTCGGACACACGACCACCTCTCGAAGTCTCAGCTTCCAGAATACTGCCCGCCATGCAGGGTCCTTTCTAAGTCAACGTGGTCAGCACCAATGTGTTTCAGTTATACAGCGTCGTTATGTACAGTGTCAGGACATTAAATAGAACATctgaaatatttacaaaaattaaaaatcgaCAAGGTGTAAACTTAatccctgatatatatatatatattaaaataataaatacagcatataaataaatactaataaaaaaaaaaacatacaaagttGTTCGATCAGGCTCGCCACCAAAAAAAAATTACGGAAGAGCAAAAGGCTTTAATTTGAATTTCCATTTGGAAGGAGAGCAGAAAACAGGACAAGCTCTTGCCAGTCTTAATGCTTCAAGCCATTCTCTGGCCCATTTAAAATATCCAATTCAAATCTTATTTTGACTAAGTGCTTTCTCGTGCATGGAAAACTTGACAATCGTCTACCATGTCGATGAAGTTATTAGTACATAGATATATTTTTTGGTAGTACGCTTCAAAATGAACTAATGCCTGATTCCTTCTCGTTGAAAGGTTTGTTTCTTATATCTGAATTTAGCACGACTGAGTAGTTAATTGGCACGGGTGAGGATGTTACTTTGTAAATGAGAGGGAAGAATTTTTTTTGTTGGCAGCGTGTGTACCTGTATCATTTATGCCAAATAAAACCaaattcataaataataaatacaatcaaaaaataaagaacagaTCGTTTATAAATCCACTGATGTTAAAATAAAGCTCCTGGATTGAAGAGGGGAGAGATGGAGGGTCTCCTAGCAGGGTCCTGGGGTGTGatttgggagggaggggggtgtcTGTACACAGGGGTCCTCGCGATCACCATGTGGCTGTGCTGGACGGATGGCTGGCCTCTGCACTGCCTGAGTTGTCTAGCTCTGCGCTGTCGCAGTCCGAGTCATCGTAAACAGGGGGGTTCTGTAGGGAGGGGGGGGAGACAAAAGTCACAGTTAGCCAGCTGCTTTTAAAACTTACCTAGAGCCTTGTAGAGTGTGAGAGATGACTGGGGGGTGTGTGGATAGCTGTAAAGGTTTGGCTGTTTAGACTGTACACAAGTTTACGCAAAAGGTTAAAACGTTTACATCTGGTCTCGGCGTGATTGAGCACTGAGCTAGTAAGaaaacattaggtagtccaagattagtggccATAGGGGTCAGTGAAACATGTTGATACATTAAATATAGATTTATAGCTTTAGAGGCTACTGAAGTGGAATGGATGAGAGGGTGAGATGGAGGAGTGGGGCTCCAGGTGGAGCAGCGAGGGGAGTGGAGCAGCgaggggagaggcagaggagtGGAGCAGCGAGGGGAAGAGGCAGAGGGAGGAGTGGAGCAGCGAGGGGAGAGGCAGCGGGAGGAGTGGAGCAGcaaggggagaggcagagggaggagTGGAGCGGcgaggggagaggcagagggaggagTGGAGCAGTGCAGAGACAGTCGAGGAGGGAGATGGGAACAGGGAGACTCCAGTACCTCGTGCACGTTGGCGTTCAGCTGCGTCTTGACCTCCCTCACGGCCGCCTCTTTCTCGGACAGCCCGTCGGAGTGCAGCAGCATGTCCACGGGGATCTCGGAGCTCTGGGACAGCAGGTCCTCGGACTTGTCGTCTAGCCGCTCGTCGGTGTTGGTGCTGACCACGTCGGGCGTGCCGCTGTGCGAGTGGTCGCTCGTGTTGCCCTCCTCCCCGTCCGACACGGACAGGTTCTCCGAGCTGAAGGTGGACAGGGACTGGCACTTGGACATCGCCGCTGCCGGCCGCCTGTGGACACATGACACGGTCAGAGCTTTGGGTCACTCTTACATTTCTGATTTGCTGCGACAGTTTTTCTACGAGAAAGTGTATTTCTGCTCGAGATCGTTAAACAGTTTCCTGGTATCCAAGGCTGGTTTGATTACAATATTAACCGctctctgtgaaaccagcctgtgGTTTTCTGTTTTGGGTTTATGTGATGAAAACTGCGCTGTACTGGTTCTTTGCCAATTTGTAATAAAATTATAAGGCTGTGCTTTTAACATGTGAGCCACTCGGGACCCCAGGATGCAATCCTACCCAGATTACAATCAAGCCCGGTGATCTAACTAACATAGGGGGCTGGTTTGTTCTGAAAACATACCTTTGTCTCCGTGGCATGTCCACCTCGCTGtccacctctccctcctcctcggACGAGACGCCACGCTTCTgctcacaagaaaaaaacaatcaGGCCCGCCTCGTTAGTAAGAAAGAAACGTTTCTCGTGCGGACAGTTGAAATATTataattttaataatgctctacctGTTTCCTGGTGACAGCTGCCCGGTACAAGATAGCTGCCGGTGTGAGGTGCGGCTGGCCACtcccccctgcccctcccctgGGCAGCCTGCCCCCAGGcccctcctctttctcctccccctcctgcGGGGGGCGTGGCTGCCCCAGCGCTGAGCCCCTCCCGGCGGCTCCTCCCTTCCCACAGGGCGAATCAGGGCTGCTGGAGAACGGAATGGAGGCGGCGTCTTCGCTGGGGGTGTCGCTGCGGGGCGGAGTCTCCGTGAGGTCCTCGGTCTCAGCCCCTCCCAGCCCTCCGGAGACGCTACGGCTGCCCCGGTCCATGCCCGTCTCGCCTTTCGCCCTGCCCTCCGCCTCCAGGGTAGTGGAGATGAGGTCAGGGCTGGAGGAGGACATCTTCTTGAGCAGGAGGTCGTGCTGCAGCCCCCGGAGGGCGGCGCTGGGGTCCAGGTGCATGGCCGGCAGGGGCGCAGGGGAGAGGGCAGCCTTCAGTCCCGCCAGGTCCCCGCTGCTGCCCTTGCCTGCCTTGCGGTAACGCGGCTTGCCCCTCCGCGACCGGCCCGGTGAGGTTGAGCCCTTGTTAGGATGGGCGGGGATGGTCACCTGAGTCATTGAGGAGTCGAGCTTCGGAAGGATGACCTCTGACTTCAAGAGGTCCGgcctgggggagagagagagagagtggcttACCCATAGCTCCAAAACACCATCTCAAAAACATAGTGTGTCCCATAAATCGGGCATTATAGGCATCAtttatacaatgttttttgcGTGTGatgcatagcggtttcacccattccaggttttactaccagcttgatcagccccagtgtatagataacaagctcaggtgtgtcgtcttaaactcatagtaaaaccaggaatggatcaaactgctgtgcaattgaGGAATCATTATTTCCGTCCCCCCGCTGTAGCTCCTGAGAATAAACGACTGTACTGTTTAATTAACTGATGGATGTAATATTGATCATGTTTAACACGGCGAAGACGGCAGTTTTCAGTCTCACCGCTTGTTGTGGGACGGTAGCTTTTGGGGCACGTTGCGTTTCTTGATGAGTTTGTCCATGGAGTTCGCCGGCCCAGCAGGGCGAGGGGTGTGAGGTTTGAACAGACCGGGGTGCTTCTTATCCATAGACTGCTCCCGTCTGCGAAAGACCAGGAGCGGAGTTCAAACAATCAATCTACTGCATCTCTCTGCGCCGTCATTACCCTGAACCTTAATAAGCACCAGCCTGCACTCTGCAGCGCTCCAGGGCTGTGTGTCTCACCTGTGCAGCTCTTTCTCTTTCAGTTCGAGCTGCAGCATGACTGCGTTGAGCTCCATGTAGAGGTTGTTGGCTCTCTCCAGCTTCCTCTCATAGTGCTCACGGATATCCAGCGCATGCCTGCCAACAGACAAGAGAGTTACTGTCGCTGTGAGACGCGGCCGTCCGGATCAGAATCACAGCTGACATCTGTCCCCACAGAAAACCACTGCCGACGTTCTCTCCTACAACAGAGAGGGAGTCATTTTCCAATGtcaggtacaagggacatatgtgtcccacaaataaaattattctgtcttattttttaaataaagagcacgaaacagggtttaaaatatgGGTTGGATCCAAacggtcagtttcctcctcgcgaTACTTCATTTGttcatgtattttaagaagaaaccatttgaaaaatTTCTTGTGTACGTTAAAGAGTTAAACACATGATGCAACCCATCCCCCAAACCACTGTATGCAGAAATAGATTGTATACAagaaaaaggagagagagagagttgattTTAGTTTTTATAGTATGTCGCGATACTGCTCCAGCCCTGCAGGGCGgcgctctctctcgctcaccTCAGCTCCTCGCGTCTCCGGTTGACGAGTTCCTCGTCCAGCCTGTGCAGACACGTCCCCTCGGACTTGATCTTCTCAAAGTGCTGCTTCACCTCCTCGCGCCATTCCGCCTGTGCAGGGGACGGGGTAAAGGCAGCGGTCAGTGCGGAGAAAATCAACCAGGGGGCATTGATCACAATGCCAGTACATCTTAATCAGTAATCACTGAAACCCTCCGATACGTGACCTTATTGCACCTCTCCGGTAGGGGGCGCCAGAAGACCGGGGCATTAACGGCAGGCTTGTGTAAATCAAGGTTTTTGAAACTGAATTAAAAGGATTTCTCAAGTGCTCTACAAGGTCATTCTCAATGCACCGTGCCAGCTCAGAGCTCGCTGTGACCTTCAATTTTTACTGCATCCAGCATGGATCAGTCTTGATAGAggtgggagggaggggtgttGATTAAGCTAATGGAAGTATCTGCTTCTCTGCCAGAACGccaacccctctctctctctcagactgcCAGTAAAGCAATCAATTGCCC comes from Acipenser ruthenus chromosome 42, fAciRut3.2 maternal haplotype, whole genome shotgun sequence and encodes:
- the LOC131709315 gene encoding mitogen-activated protein kinase kinase kinase 12-like, which codes for MACIHEPRAPSPSLSCFSSSLSEPPFRRLDPETAPCTPEKDLTPTQCVLRNVLQMEPGGAGQCGGHSPTPSDEPPEHFANSVLKLHENEAGGGAEAGHRAEGGAVRGQSDEGRIQCQSGAGFLEGLFGCLKPVWTMIGKAYSTEHKQHHHQEEWEVPFEEISDLQWVGSGAQGAVFLGKLHGEEVAVKKVRELKETDIRNLRKLKHPNIITFRGVCTQAPCFCLIMEYCAQGQLYEVMRAGRKITPSLLVDWSMGIAGGMNYLHLHKIIHRDLKSPNMLITCDDLVKISDFGTSRVLSDKSTKMSFAGTVAWMAPEVIRNEPVSEKVDIWSFGVVLWEMLTGEVPYKDVDSSAIIWGVGNNSLQLPIPESCPDGFKILLRQCWNCKPRNRPSFRQILLHLDIASADLLSTPQETYFKSQAEWREEVKQHFEKIKSEGTCLHRLDEELVNRRREELRHALDIREHYERKLERANNLYMELNAVMLQLELKEKELHRREQSMDKKHPGLFKPHTPRPAGPANSMDKLIKKRNVPQKLPSHNKRPDLLKSEVILPKLDSSMTQVTIPAHPNKGSTSPGRSRRGKPRYRKAGKGSSGDLAGLKAALSPAPLPAMHLDPSAALRGLQHDLLLKKMSSSSPDLISTTLEAEGRAKGETGMDRGSRSVSGGLGGAETEDLTETPPRSDTPSEDAASIPFSSSPDSPCGKGGAAGRGSALGQPRPPQEGEEKEEGPGGRLPRGGAGGSGQPHLTPAAILYRAAVTRKQKRGVSSEEEGEVDSEVDMPRRQRRPAAAMSKCQSLSTFSSENLSVSDGEEGNTSDHSHSGTPDVVSTNTDERLDDKSEDLLSQSSEIPVDMLLHSDGLSEKEAAVREVKTQLNANVHENPPVYDDSDCDSAELDNSGSAEASHPSSTATW